CTTCTTGTGTCCCCACGGTCTCCGGGAGCACAGTGGGGCTTGTCacacccattttattttttttattaatttttattttttattttaattaattaatttatatttatttatttatttttttggctgtgttgggtcttcgtttctgtgcaagggctttctccagttgtggcgagcaggggccactcttcatcgcggtgcgcgggcctctcaccgtcgcggcctctcccgttgcggagcgcgggctcagtagttgtggctcacgggcttagtcgctccgcggcatgtgggatcttcccagaccagggcttgaacccgtgtcccctgcatcggcaggcagattcttaaccactgcgccaccagggaagcccccacacccATTTTAGagtagaggaaactgaggcttcgagCCAAGGTAAAGCCTGCACCCTTTATTCATTATTTTGACTATCGATCAAGTGCCCACTCTATGCCAGATACCAGGGCTAcggtagtgaacaaaacagacagaagctcctgccctcctggagctggcaccctgtggggagacagacagtaaccaaataaataaaccataTAGTATGCTAGAAGGTGTTCCGTGCtatgaaaacaaactaaaaagaagAGTTGGGTAGGAGGGTGTAACAATTTAAAGTGGTGAGGGtgtcactgagaaggtgacatttgagcagacctgaaggaggggaggaagggagccaTGTGGATACCTGGGGGAAGAGTGCTCCACCAGGaaagaacagccagtgcaaaggccctgaggtgtgaGCGCGCTGCCCTGGATTGTGTGGTGCCCCGTGGGTCACCATAAGGACTTTGTCCTTTTCCCTGAGGTGGGGCCACAGGGGGACTCTGAACAGGGGAGGGACATGACCTGACTCACGTGTTCACAGGGACCCTCTGGCTGCgtgaggggagaagggagacCAGGCAGGAGGCTGCCGGGTAGACAGGACCAGGATGGAGCCGTGGGGTGGAGTGGGGCGAGTGGGTGGGTTTTGGATCTGTCTGAAGGTTGAGACAACAGACAGAAAGTGGGTGTGAGTGACAAGGGAGTCGAGGACGACACCAGGCTCTTGGCCTGAACAGCAGGAAGGGTGGAGGTACCATCACTGGAGATGAGAGACTCTAGGAGAGGTGGGTTCGAGAGTGAAATTAGTCCTTGGTTTAGAGTGGCCACAGACCCCGGAGTGGATGCCGAGTTGGAAGAAGGATCTCCCCCTCACTCCCACAGGCTACGGGTACACGACGCCGCTGACCGACGGGGGCAAGGCCTTCTGCATTGCCTTTGCGCTCCTGGGCGTGCCGGCCACCATGCTGCTGCTGACCGCCTCGGCCCAGCGCCTGTCGCTGCTCACCCACGCGCCCCTGTCCTGGCTGAGCCGGCGCTGGGGCTGCCACCCCCCGCAGGTGGCCCGCTGGCACCTGGCGGCCCTGCTGGCGGTCGTGGTGACCATCTGCTTCCTGGTGCCGGCCGCCGTCTTTGCCCACCTTGAGGAGGCCTGGAGCTTCCTGGACGCCTTCTACTTCTGCTTCATCTCTCTGTCCACCATTGGCCTGGGTGACTATGTGCCTGGAGAGGCCCCCGGCCAGCCCTACCGGGCCCTCTACAAGGTGCTGGTCACAGGTGAGTGGGGTGGCTGGCCGGGGGCCGAGGGCCGGGTCTGAGGGGGACCTGGCCCCAACCCCGGGGGGAAGTTGAAAGTCACAGCCCCATCCTGGGGGGTCCTGTAGCCCCACGGCCATGACCTGGAGGTCTGAGTCCACCCATCGCCCCTCTGCCGTCTCTGCAGTCTACCTCTTCCTGGGCCTGGTCGCCATGGTGCTCGTGCTGCAGACTTTCCGCCGTCTGTCTGACCTTCATGGCCTCACAGAGCTCATCCTGCTGCCCAGTCCATGCCCTGCCAGCGTCGACGAGGATGGGGACGATCGGGTGGACATTCTGGGCCCCCAGCCGGAGCCACACCAGCAACTCGCCGCCGGCGTGCACGCTGACTACGCCTCCATCCCCAGGTAGCGGCGGCAGGCGCCCCGGGGCTGCGGACCTGGCCTGCGGCTGAGGGGCCCAAGGGACTGGACTGACAGACTAGCACGTCCGCAAGCACGTGCCAGTGTTCCCGAGGCCCTGCCTCCGCTATCCGTCTGTCCTTTGTCTTACCTGCC
This region of Balaenoptera acutorostrata chromosome 19, mBalAcu1.1, whole genome shotgun sequence genomic DNA includes:
- the KCNK6 gene encoding potassium channel subfamily K member 6 isoform X1, which produces MGRASVSSTPAPPLFPLLPLWGAGGRTSSTPGTEAGRLAVGSQGPRQRGGRELGETAGCAMRRGALLAGALAAYIAYLVLGALLVARLERPHEDRLRAELQTLRQQLLQRSPCVAAPALDAFVERMLAAGRLGRAALANASGSANASDPAWDFASALFFASTLVTTVEWPQTPEWMPSWKKDLPLTPTGYGYTTPLTDGGKAFCIAFALLGVPATMLLLTASAQRLSLLTHAPLSWLSRRWGCHPPQVARWHLAALLAVVVTICFLVPAAVFAHLEEAWSFLDAFYFCFISLSTIGLGDYVPGEAPGQPYRALYKVLVTVYLFLGLVAMVLVLQTFRRLSDLHGLTELILLPSPCPASVDEDGDDRVDILGPQPEPHQQLAAGVHADYASIPR
- the KCNK6 gene encoding potassium channel subfamily K member 6 isoform X2; translated protein: MGRASVSSTPAPPLFPLLPLWGAGGRTSSTPGTEAGRLAVGSQGPRQRGGRELGETAGCAMRRGALLAGALAAYIAYLVLGALLVARLERPHEDRLRAELQTLRQQLLQRSPCVAAPALDAFVERMLAAGRLGRAALANASGSANASDPAWDFASALFFASTLVTTVGYGYTTPLTDGGKAFCIAFALLGVPATMLLLTASAQRLSLLTHAPLSWLSRRWGCHPPQVARWHLAALLAVVVTICFLVPAAVFAHLEEAWSFLDAFYFCFISLSTIGLGDYVPGEAPGQPYRALYKVLVTVYLFLGLVAMVLVLQTFRRLSDLHGLTELILLPSPCPASVDEDGDDRVDILGPQPEPHQQLAAGVHADYASIPR